DNA from Roseofilum capinflatum BLCC-M114:
TGACTTGGGGTTAGATTTGGTCATTGTGCAAGGGGATACGACTACGGCCTTTGCAGCCACCTTAGCGGCATTTTACCAAAAAATTCCCATTGCCCATGTGGAGGCTGGATTACGCACGGATCGGCTGTGGAATCCCTATCCAGAGGAGGCCAATCGACGGTTAATTTCTCAATTGGCCAGTTTACATTTTGCCCCCACAGCATTAGCGGTGGAAAACTTACACCGCTCTGGGGTGGTGGGAGAGATTCACCAAACGGGAAATACAGTCATTGATGCCCTTTTGTGGGTGGCTCAATCTCAGAAGGGGTGTGAAATTCCAGGGTTAGATTGGTCTCAATATCGGGTGTTATTGGCGACGGTGCATCGGCGGGAAAATTGGGGAGAGCCGTTAGAGGCGATCGCCACCGGATTTTTACAAATTTTAGCCCAATTTCCCGATACTGCCCTGGTGTTGCCCCTACACCGCAATCCCACGGTGCGCGAACCCCTACAGCGAATGCTGGGCAACCACGATCGCATCTTTTTAACCGAACCCTTAGATTATGGTCAATTAGTCGGGGCGATCGCCGCCTGTCATTTTGTCTTAACCGACTCTGGCGGACTTCAGGAAGAAGCCCCCTCATTAGGCAAACCCGTATTAGTGCTAAGGGAGACCACAGAGCGTCCAGAGGCGATCGCCGCCGGAACCGCCCGCTTAATCGGCACAGAATCCCACGCTATCCTTAACGCAGCCTCCGAACTCCTCTTGCAACCCGACCTCTATCAACGCATGGCAACCGCCATCAACCCCTT
Protein-coding regions in this window:
- the wecB gene encoding non-hydrolyzing UDP-N-acetylglucosamine 2-epimerase; translation: MSKIWRIGIIVGTRPEAIKLAPAIAQFRSAPEFETQVILTGQHQEMVAQVMDLFGLEADHNLEIMQPKQTLTDITCRSLQGLEALFADLGLDLVIVQGDTTTAFAATLAAFYQKIPIAHVEAGLRTDRLWNPYPEEANRRLISQLASLHFAPTALAVENLHRSGVVGEIHQTGNTVIDALLWVAQSQKGCEIPGLDWSQYRVLLATVHRRENWGEPLEAIATGFLQILAQFPDTALVLPLHRNPTVREPLQRMLGNHDRIFLTEPLDYGQLVGAIAACHFVLTDSGGLQEEAPSLGKPVLVLRETTERPEAIAAGTARLIGTESHAILNAASELLLQPDLYQRMATAINPFGDGHACERILKQVRTFLKS